In Leptolyngbya sp. SIO1E4, one DNA window encodes the following:
- a CDS encoding ABC-2 family transporter protein, with translation MVEYRAELMFWVLSGTFPLIFMGIWAKAAQGGQFSLDSMTFVRYFLVVFLVRQLTVVWVVWEFEREINEGKLSPFLLQPIDPVWRHFFSHVSERFARFPFIAVLMGLFFSLYPQAAWWPPLRSLPLGLLAIILAFCLRFIIQYTFAMLAFWTERANAIEQFWYLIYIFLSGMIAPLEVFPEAVQRVVLWTPFPYLIYFPANVIIGQPTDMIQGFLAIAGWSLIFLALNRWLWRRGLRQYSGMGA, from the coding sequence ATGGTGGAATATCGGGCAGAACTCATGTTTTGGGTGCTTTCGGGCACTTTTCCCCTGATTTTTATGGGAATTTGGGCAAAGGCGGCCCAAGGTGGTCAATTTTCCCTGGATTCTATGACATTTGTTCGCTATTTTCTGGTGGTCTTTCTCGTGCGCCAGCTGACTGTGGTTTGGGTCGTATGGGAATTTGAGCGAGAGATCAATGAAGGTAAGCTTTCGCCCTTCTTGCTGCAGCCGATTGATCCGGTTTGGCGACACTTCTTTAGTCATGTGTCCGAGCGCTTTGCACGTTTCCCGTTTATTGCCGTTCTGATGGGGCTATTCTTTTCCCTTTATCCCCAAGCTGCTTGGTGGCCACCTCTGCGATCCTTACCGCTGGGGCTATTGGCGATCATCTTGGCTTTTTGCCTGCGCTTCATTATTCAATACACCTTTGCCATGTTGGCTTTTTGGACAGAGCGAGCCAATGCCATCGAGCAGTTTTGGTATCTGATCTATATCTTTTTGTCTGGCATGATTGCTCCGCTAGAGGTGTTTCCTGAAGCGGTGCAGCGGGTCGTTTTGTGGACGCCGTTTCCTTATCTGATTTACTTCCCGGCCAATGTGATTATTGGGCAACCCACAGACATGATTCAGGGATTTTTGGCGATCGCCGGATGGAGCCTGATCTTTCTGGCGCTGAATCGGTGGCTGTGGCGACGGGGGCTCCGTCAATATTCTGGGATGGGGGCCTAA
- a CDS encoding ABC-2 family transporter protein: protein MQRYLAVLKLFWSTAIAAELEYRLNFVVAAFSSLGGLVGSLFGLFLFYRTGYQFAGWSWEESLVVLGIFTLLQGFAATFLAPNLNKIVKQVEDGTLDFVLLKPVSSQFWLSTRTLSPWGIPDLLFGSIMIGYAGSQLALNPWAYVIALPPLIFGFLSLYSLWFMLGATSIWFVKIYNVTEVLRGLLEAGRFPIVAYPVAYRVFFTFVIPVAFLTTIPAQTLLGRGEWIWMLGSALLAIALLQLSRWFWWFALRFYTSASS from the coding sequence ATGCAGCGCTATCTAGCCGTATTAAAACTCTTTTGGAGTACTGCGATCGCCGCAGAACTAGAGTATCGGCTGAATTTTGTGGTAGCTGCCTTTAGCAGCTTAGGGGGCTTAGTGGGAAGCCTGTTTGGCCTGTTTTTGTTTTACCGAACGGGGTATCAGTTTGCCGGTTGGAGTTGGGAAGAATCGCTGGTGGTGCTGGGCATTTTTACCCTGCTTCAGGGGTTCGCTGCTACCTTTTTGGCCCCTAACCTCAACAAAATTGTGAAGCAGGTCGAGGACGGCACCCTGGATTTTGTGCTGCTTAAGCCTGTGAGTTCACAGTTTTGGCTATCGACCCGTACGCTCTCGCCCTGGGGGATTCCTGATCTGCTGTTTGGCTCCATCATGATTGGCTATGCCGGATCGCAGCTGGCCTTAAACCCTTGGGCCTATGTCATTGCCTTGCCACCGCTGATATTTGGGTTTCTCAGCCTATACAGCCTATGGTTTATGCTGGGGGCCACCAGCATTTGGTTTGTCAAGATCTACAACGTTACGGAGGTGCTTCGGGGGTTACTAGAAGCCGGGCGGTTTCCTATCGTGGCCTATCCTGTCGCCTATCGAGTGTTTTTTACGTTTGTCATCCCCGTTGCCTTTTTGACCACTATCCCCGCTCAAACATTGCTCGGACGAGGGGAATGGATTTGGATGCTCGGATCAGCCCTGCTCGCGATCGCCCTGCTACAGCTTTCCCGCTGGTTTTGGTGGTTTGCCCTGCGGTTTTATACCAGTGCTTCGAGTTGA
- a CDS encoding NUDIX hydrolase, with amino-acid sequence MTTPKPWKRLESHAVFSNRWLTVRQDTVALPNGTVVDDYFVAELPSVALVMPVTRQNEVVFVRQYRHAAARVMLELPAGTFNPQTEDAATAAVRELREETGYQATQIECLGCLYDNPVKCTYETHIFLARNVVPVGGQVWDITEEIEVTTLPLNKISEAIADGLVAVSGSVAALYLGLQRLQT; translated from the coding sequence ATGACGACCCCAAAGCCCTGGAAACGCTTGGAATCGCACGCTGTATTCAGCAATCGCTGGTTGACCGTACGGCAAGACACCGTTGCCTTACCTAATGGCACCGTTGTAGACGACTACTTTGTAGCAGAACTCCCTTCGGTTGCCCTCGTGATGCCGGTAACTCGGCAAAATGAAGTAGTTTTTGTGCGCCAATATCGCCACGCCGCTGCCCGGGTCATGCTAGAACTCCCTGCGGGTACCTTCAATCCACAAACAGAAGATGCTGCTACCGCTGCCGTTCGAGAGCTGCGAGAAGAGACCGGTTACCAGGCGACCCAGATAGAGTGCTTAGGCTGCCTCTACGACAACCCCGTCAAATGCACCTACGAAACCCACATCTTTTTGGCCCGAAATGTGGTGCCAGTGGGGGGCCAGGTTTGGGACATCACAGAAGAAATCGAAGTCACCACCCTGCCGTTAAATAAGATTTCAGAGGCGATCGCAGACGGACTCGTTGCAGTTTCTGGCTCTGTAGCTGCCCTTTACCTGGGGCTTCAGCGCTTGCAAACTTAG
- a CDS encoding endonuclease domain-containing protein translates to MSRLITSPIYLPYNPALKVRARELRRNMAPAEQKLWKHYLRHFSFRVMRQRPIDNFIVDVYCAALRLAIEVDGESHASLEAQARDAERTKILEGYGLSVMRFTNE, encoded by the coding sequence ATGTCTCGTCTTATTACTTCACCAATCTACTTGCCCTACAATCCTGCCCTGAAAGTTAGAGCGCGAGAGCTACGGCGTAACATGGCGCCAGCAGAACAGAAGCTCTGGAAACATTACCTGCGCCATTTTTCGTTTCGGGTTATGCGGCAACGCCCCATTGATAACTTCATCGTAGATGTCTACTGTGCTGCTTTGCGGTTGGCAATTGAAGTCGATGGAGAAAGCCATGCATCCCTTGAAGCGCAAGCGCGAGATGCAGAGCGAACAAAGATTTTGGAAGGATATGGATTAAGCGTGATGCGTTTTACAAATGAGTAG
- a CDS encoding TlyA family RNA methyltransferase: protein MAKQRLDVVLVERGLCETRQLAQRVIRAGEVQVNQQVVDKPGTAIAEDAEIKVKQKSPFVSRGGEKLAKALQAFEITPQGRICLDGGISTGGFTDCLLQGGANRVYGIDVGYGQVAWKLRQDSRLVLRERTNLRYLTPEALYPEEAPRPDLGVMDVSFISLTKVLPAFWQLLVPPREVVLLVKPQFEVGKDKVGKKGVVRSAKDQAEAIWQVLLAAQALGWCDRGLTYSPIVGPAGNIEYLLWLTMPEETAAIAAPLTLEKVHGLTHQAQMALKPTPSS from the coding sequence TTGGCTAAACAAAGACTTGATGTTGTACTCGTTGAGCGAGGGCTCTGTGAAACGCGCCAGTTGGCTCAGCGCGTCATTCGTGCTGGGGAAGTGCAGGTCAACCAGCAGGTGGTTGACAAGCCAGGCACCGCGATCGCAGAGGATGCTGAGATTAAGGTTAAGCAGAAATCTCCATTCGTTTCCCGAGGGGGCGAAAAGCTGGCGAAAGCGCTCCAGGCTTTTGAGATTACCCCGCAAGGACGCATCTGCCTGGACGGGGGCATTTCTACGGGCGGCTTCACAGACTGTTTGTTGCAGGGGGGGGCAAACCGGGTATATGGCATTGATGTGGGCTATGGACAGGTCGCCTGGAAGCTACGGCAAGATTCCCGCCTGGTGCTGCGAGAACGCACGAATCTGCGATATCTGACCCCCGAGGCCCTGTACCCGGAAGAGGCCCCGCGCCCTGACTTGGGTGTTATGGATGTTTCGTTTATTTCTCTGACTAAGGTGCTGCCTGCGTTTTGGCAGTTGCTGGTGCCTCCACGAGAAGTGGTTTTGCTGGTGAAGCCACAGTTTGAGGTGGGCAAAGATAAGGTGGGTAAGAAGGGGGTCGTGCGGTCCGCGAAGGATCAGGCTGAGGCGATTTGGCAAGTGCTGTTGGCAGCGCAAGCCCTAGGGTGGTGTGATCGCGGCCTCACTTACTCCCCCATCGTTGGCCCCGCAGGCAATATTGAATATCTGCTCTGGCTCACAATGCCTGAAGAGACAGCTGCGATCGCAGCGCCGCTAACGCTGGAAAAGGTGCACGGTCTTACTCACCAAGCTCAAATGGCGTTGAAACCTACACCCTCGAGTTGA
- a CDS encoding PadR family transcriptional regulator — translation MALTHAILVALIDCPSSGYDLAKRFDGSVGFFWDASHQQIYRELSKLEAEGHITAQKIEQDTRPNKKLYSVTDSGKTLVIEWIKTPTSINPVKDDLLVKLFGGYLVTPDILLAELRQHRKQHQLRLTEYQAIEDRFFPDVEALSQSVTYQYLTLRNGIQFEQGWLRWCDEAVSTLQAFQHHKD, via the coding sequence ATGGCTCTGACCCATGCAATCCTGGTCGCTTTAATAGACTGTCCGAGTAGTGGCTATGACTTAGCCAAGCGCTTTGATGGTTCAGTAGGCTTTTTTTGGGATGCCAGTCACCAACAGATTTATCGAGAGCTTTCTAAGTTAGAGGCAGAGGGGCACATCACTGCTCAAAAGATTGAACAAGACACCCGGCCTAACAAAAAGCTCTATTCCGTTACTGACAGCGGCAAAACCTTGGTCATCGAGTGGATTAAAACCCCCACATCGATCAATCCCGTTAAAGATGATCTGCTAGTCAAACTCTTTGGCGGCTATTTAGTCACTCCAGATATTTTGCTGGCAGAACTGCGCCAGCACCGTAAGCAGCACCAGCTGCGCCTGACGGAATATCAAGCCATTGAAGATCGCTTTTTCCCCGATGTAGAAGCCCTGTCTCAATCCGTGACTTACCAATACCTCACCTTACGTAATGGAATTCAGTTTGAGCAGGGATGGCTACGGTGGTGTGACGAAGCCGTCTCAACACTACAGGCCTTTCAGCATCACAAGGATTAA
- a CDS encoding histidine phosphatase family protein, whose amino-acid sequence MKTRVILVRHGQSTYNLKKLIQGQIDVSTLTDLGIAQAQQVGEALTGIPFDHIYASSLKRAYQTAEVIVEVLRTQLPEIPAPEPVDTIKEIDLPPWEGLSFDEAKARDPEVYHAWYHDPANCKMSLEDGTEFYPVRSLYERATQFWQATLPQHLGQTLLIVAHSAINRALIGTALGLGPDRHENLHQANCAISILNFSGKLGDAAQLESMNLTNHMGEPLPTMRARHKGPRMLLVRHGETEWNRQKRFQGQIDIPLNENGRRQGEQAAEFLQTVKIDAAVTSSLSRPKETAELILRHHPGVVLETTEDLKEIGHGEWEGLYEHEIEAGYPGMLQQWQQQPETVQMPGEGGENLEQVWERAIAAWKQVVAKYSGTEAPITVLVSAHDAINKAILCHIVGLGPAAFWQFKQGNGAVSVIDYPDGVDSPPVLTAANITVHLSDSIFDKTAAGAL is encoded by the coding sequence TTGAAAACGCGCGTTATTCTGGTTCGCCATGGCCAGAGCACTTACAACCTGAAGAAACTCATTCAGGGGCAGATCGATGTTTCTACCTTGACCGATTTGGGCATTGCCCAAGCCCAACAGGTCGGGGAAGCGCTGACGGGTATTCCCTTCGATCATATTTATGCCAGCTCCCTCAAACGGGCCTACCAAACTGCAGAAGTCATCGTTGAGGTGTTGCGCACTCAGCTACCTGAGATCCCTGCGCCTGAACCCGTAGACACCATTAAAGAAATTGATTTACCCCCGTGGGAAGGGTTATCTTTTGACGAGGCTAAAGCCCGAGATCCTGAGGTGTATCACGCCTGGTATCACGATCCGGCGAATTGCAAGATGAGCTTAGAGGACGGCACCGAGTTCTACCCGGTGCGATCGCTCTATGAGCGCGCTACCCAATTTTGGCAGGCGACCCTGCCCCAACACCTGGGCCAAACTCTGTTAATTGTGGCCCACAGCGCCATCAACCGAGCCCTGATTGGCACGGCTCTGGGTCTCGGCCCTGATCGTCACGAAAACCTGCACCAGGCTAACTGCGCCATTAGCATCCTCAACTTCTCAGGGAAGTTGGGTGACGCGGCGCAGCTAGAGTCGATGAACCTCACCAACCATATGGGTGAGCCGCTACCCACGATGCGAGCGCGTCATAAGGGGCCACGCATGCTGCTGGTGCGCCATGGCGAGACAGAATGGAACCGCCAGAAACGCTTTCAAGGACAGATCGACATTCCTCTGAATGAGAATGGTCGGCGTCAAGGCGAACAAGCCGCTGAGTTTTTGCAGACGGTGAAAATTGATGCGGCTGTCACCAGTTCCCTCTCACGTCCCAAAGAAACGGCAGAATTAATTTTGCGTCACCATCCTGGGGTAGTGCTGGAAACCACCGAGGACCTGAAAGAAATTGGCCATGGTGAGTGGGAAGGTCTGTACGAACATGAAATTGAAGCTGGATATCCGGGGATGTTGCAGCAGTGGCAGCAGCAGCCTGAAACGGTTCAAATGCCGGGGGAAGGGGGCGAAAACCTGGAGCAGGTTTGGGAGCGGGCGATCGCTGCGTGGAAGCAAGTTGTCGCCAAGTACAGCGGTACTGAAGCTCCTATCACTGTGCTGGTGTCGGCCCATGATGCGATCAATAAGGCCATTCTGTGCCACATTGTTGGGCTCGGGCCAGCTGCGTTTTGGCAATTTAAGCAGGGTAATGGCGCAGTCAGCGTCATTGACTATCCCGATGGCGTCGACAGTCCTCCGGTCTTGACCGCTGCCAACATCACCGTTCACCTTTCAGACAGCATTTTTGATAAGACTGCAGCGGGTGCCCTATAA
- a CDS encoding GUN4 domain-containing protein produces the protein MGDWEAADQETARCMLEAVGRDKDDLIQPDEFANFPCADLRTIDRLWVNYSKGRFGFSVQKRIYIGCGAKLNGKHPGNSIWEKFGERVGWRVQGKRIPCCRPPFSKRLFQSRICMPPFFQRGVGGIKL, from the coding sequence ATGGGAGATTGGGAAGCAGCTGATCAGGAAACTGCTCGCTGTATGTTAGAAGCCGTCGGGAGAGATAAAGACGACTTAATCCAACCCGATGAGTTTGCAAATTTTCCTTGTGCTGACTTGCGAACGATTGATCGATTGTGGGTGAACTATAGCAAAGGAAGATTTGGTTTTAGCGTGCAAAAGCGAATCTACATTGGTTGCGGTGCCAAGCTCAATGGCAAGCATCCAGGCAATAGTATCTGGGAAAAGTTTGGAGAGCGAGTAGGATGGCGAGTGCAAGGAAAAAGGATCCCCTGCTGTCGCCCCCCCTTTTCAAAGAGGCTTTTCCAATCCCGAATATGTATGCCCCCCTTTTTTCAAAGGGGGGTTGGGGGGATCAAACTTTGA
- a CDS encoding DMT family transporter: MKKRWWSMGIVGLELMFVVLWSTGFIGAKYGLPYAGPFTLLFIRYALVALLLFVWLSYRRELHFRSQAAIARSVVVGLLAHAIWLSAVFGAISLGVSPWIVALITALQPMVTSVLSGPLLQERVSSMQWAGMVIGLLGVVLVVGTKIVDLTAATDSIAFCRVQ, encoded by the coding sequence ATGAAGAAACGTTGGTGGAGCATGGGCATTGTAGGCCTGGAACTGATGTTTGTCGTGCTCTGGAGCACGGGTTTCATTGGGGCAAAGTATGGACTGCCCTATGCAGGGCCATTCACCCTGTTATTTATTCGCTACGCTCTGGTTGCGTTGTTGCTGTTTGTATGGCTGAGCTATCGCCGGGAATTGCACTTCAGGAGCCAAGCCGCGATCGCCCGTTCTGTAGTTGTCGGACTGCTGGCCCATGCTATCTGGCTGAGTGCGGTTTTTGGGGCGATCTCTCTCGGTGTTTCTCCCTGGATTGTGGCGTTGATTACAGCCCTCCAGCCCATGGTCACCAGCGTCTTGTCTGGGCCGCTACTGCAAGAGCGTGTTTCATCCATGCAGTGGGCTGGGATGGTGATTGGGCTCCTCGGTGTTGTGCTAGTTGTTGGCACCAAAATAGTAGACTTGACAGCGGCAACCGATAGCATCGCATTCTGCCGGGTTCAATAG
- a CDS encoding chromophore lyase CpcT/CpeT, whose product MTHATDIATLARWMAADFSNQQQAFDNPPLFAHIRVCMRPLPYPLLDGLSLYLEQAYDFMLKQPYRARVLKLITVGDRIEIENFTIKDEASLYGAARDRAQLSDLTRDRVEKMPGCNMQVAWTGHSFKGTVEPGKTCIVVRQGKTTYLDSEFEIDEHKFISWDRGRDPDSDEHIWGSLAGPFNFVRRASYQDEVSLS is encoded by the coding sequence ATGACTCACGCGACCGATATTGCTACGTTAGCCCGCTGGATGGCGGCGGATTTTAGTAACCAACAACAGGCGTTTGATAACCCGCCTCTATTTGCCCATATTCGGGTCTGCATGCGTCCTTTGCCGTACCCATTGCTCGATGGTTTGAGTTTGTATTTAGAACAAGCCTATGACTTTATGTTGAAGCAACCCTATCGGGCGCGGGTGCTCAAGCTGATTACGGTTGGCGATCGCATTGAGATTGAAAATTTCACCATTAAAGATGAAGCCAGCCTATATGGGGCCGCTCGCGATCGCGCCCAGCTCAGCGACTTGACCCGCGATCGGGTGGAGAAAATGCCGGGGTGCAATATGCAGGTGGCGTGGACGGGGCACAGCTTCAAAGGCACTGTGGAACCGGGGAAAACCTGCATAGTTGTGCGTCAGGGCAAAACCACCTACCTGGACAGCGAGTTTGAAATTGACGAGCACAAGTTTATTAGCTGGGATCGGGGGCGTGACCCTGACAGCGATGAACACATTTGGGGCTCTCTGGCGGGGCCGTTTAATTTTGTCCGCCGTGCCAGCTACCAGGATGAAGTCTCCCTCAGCTAA
- a CDS encoding peroxiredoxin — translation MTLQLGDIVPNFTQKTSEGEIDFYNWAGDSWVVFFSHPADYTPVCTTELGEVSKLKGEFEKRNAKVIALSVDGVESHQGWIGDINETQGTTVNYPIIADEDKKVSDLYGMIHPNADAKVTVRTVFVIDPNHKLRLTITYPPSTGRNFQEILRVIDSLQLTDNYSVATPVNWQEGEDVVVSPAIPTEQAKQKFPKGVTEVKPYLRMTPQPNK, via the coding sequence ATGACGCTTCAATTGGGCGATATCGTACCCAATTTCACTCAAAAGACCTCCGAGGGTGAAATTGACTTCTACAACTGGGCTGGTGATAGCTGGGTTGTCTTTTTCTCTCATCCGGCTGACTATACCCCCGTTTGTACCACTGAATTGGGTGAAGTTTCTAAGCTGAAGGGCGAGTTTGAAAAGCGTAACGCTAAAGTAATTGCGCTGAGCGTCGATGGGGTTGAGTCTCACCAGGGCTGGATTGGTGACATCAACGAAACGCAAGGTACAACCGTCAACTACCCGATCATTGCTGACGAAGACAAAAAGGTTTCTGACCTGTACGGCATGATTCACCCCAATGCCGATGCAAAGGTGACTGTACGGACTGTGTTTGTGATTGACCCCAACCATAAGCTGCGGTTGACGATCACCTATCCCCCCAGCACGGGCCGTAACTTCCAGGAGATTTTGCGAGTGATCGATTCACTGCAGTTGACTGACAACTACAGCGTGGCAACTCCGGTGAACTGGCAAGAAGGGGAAGATGTGGTCGTTTCTCCGGCTATCCCCACGGAACAAGCGAAGCAGAAGTTTCCCAAGGGTGTGACCGAGGTTAAGCCCTATCTGCGCATGACGCCTCAGCCTAACAAGTAA
- a CDS encoding toll/interleukin-1 receptor domain-containing protein, whose amino-acid sequence MPEQQFDVFLAHSSKDKPLIRQIYRQLKTRGIRPWLDEEEIAPGTKFQDEIQQAIKQIKTAAIFFGKGGLGGWQALELKSFISQCVERNIPIIPVLLPGVENIPEELIFLQEFHAVFFKDNIEDKKALFQLEWGITGTRPTTPSPPPSPLPPPPSPDVNRKELYECEPSKLLFIKNVRDPNGGWAYTLDRIQQMGASLESRVFELFWLPTSKGARSASKGDLMILNQHAKVTHVVEMLDDEIRKNDAGYFRWVQIVWLPAQKDWSQLPHQREILGFEPPTIGGGATYSFASPNFGKFRAAWENLGSFQQHVFKMLIGTEGQP is encoded by the coding sequence ATGCCGGAGCAGCAATTTGATGTTTTCTTAGCTCACAGCAGTAAGGATAAACCGCTGATTCGGCAGATCTATCGTCAGTTAAAGACACGAGGCATTCGACCCTGGCTAGATGAAGAAGAGATTGCTCCAGGTACTAAGTTTCAGGATGAAATACAGCAAGCGATCAAGCAAATCAAAACCGCTGCCATCTTTTTCGGGAAAGGTGGACTAGGAGGCTGGCAGGCTTTAGAACTCAAATCCTTCATCAGTCAATGCGTCGAGCGAAACATTCCTATCATTCCTGTGTTGCTACCGGGCGTTGAAAATATCCCAGAGGAGTTGATTTTTCTGCAGGAATTTCACGCTGTCTTTTTCAAAGACAACATTGAGGATAAAAAAGCCCTGTTTCAGTTGGAGTGGGGTATCACTGGGACAAGGCCAACTACCCCTTCGCCACCACCATCGCCGTTACCACCACCGCCGTCACCAGACGTTAATCGTAAAGAACTCTATGAGTGTGAGCCCTCAAAGCTTCTTTTCATCAAAAATGTCCGAGATCCTAATGGGGGTTGGGCTTACACCCTAGATCGCATTCAGCAAATGGGGGCCTCACTGGAAAGTCGGGTTTTTGAGCTTTTTTGGTTACCGACTAGCAAGGGTGCGAGATCGGCCTCTAAAGGCGACCTGATGATCTTGAACCAGCATGCTAAGGTCACTCATGTTGTGGAGATGCTTGATGATGAAATAAGAAAAAACGACGCAGGCTATTTCCGCTGGGTGCAGATTGTCTGGTTACCAGCGCAAAAAGACTGGTCTCAACTCCCCCATCAGCGAGAAATTCTTGGATTTGAACCTCCTACTATTGGTGGTGGAGCAACTTACTCATTTGCGAGTCCAAATTTTGGAAAGTTTCGTGCTGCTTGGGAAAATTTGGGCTCTTTTCAGCAGCATGTTTTCAAAATGCTGATAGGAACTGAAGGGCAACCCTGA
- a CDS encoding dihydroorotase, translating into MAGTLLQRIRLLDPASQTDQVTDVLMVDGVFQAIAPDLPTPSADVEIIDGTGKVLAPGLVDLYSHSSEPGHESRETLADLMAGAIAGGFTRVGILPNTVPPLEHPGAIRHLLDLACELPIPQPYLLPWAALTQGAAGQQMTELAELARLRALALAGFADGRPLDNPVLLRRLLEYLKPLNCPLALWPCNLALVGNGVAREGALALMGGLPGNPVTAETTALAALLELVQEIGTPIHIMRVSTARSVDLITQAKAQGLPVTASTTWMHLLFSTQDALSYDPNLRLEPPLGNTADQVALANGVKTGVIDAIAIDHSPYTYEEKTVAFRDAPPGVIGLELAFSALWQRFVASGEWPALVLLQAMSLNPAQCLSLASDRIAVGSPVAAFLFDPTAVWTVEPGSLRSPALNTPFLYQSLQGKVGQVWIG; encoded by the coding sequence ATGGCGGGCACGTTACTGCAGCGGATACGGCTGCTAGATCCGGCATCACAGACGGATCAGGTGACAGATGTGTTAATGGTCGATGGGGTCTTTCAGGCGATCGCCCCTGACCTGCCAACGCCGTCTGCGGATGTGGAAATCATTGATGGCACCGGTAAGGTGCTGGCCCCGGGCCTGGTGGATTTGTATAGCCATAGCAGCGAACCTGGCCATGAGTCGCGGGAGACGCTGGCCGATTTGATGGCCGGAGCGATCGCAGGCGGGTTTACGCGTGTAGGGATTTTGCCCAATACGGTACCGCCCCTGGAACATCCAGGCGCTATCCGCCACCTGCTGGATCTGGCCTGTGAATTGCCCATCCCACAGCCCTACCTGTTGCCGTGGGCTGCCCTGACCCAAGGGGCAGCGGGTCAACAAATGACTGAATTAGCCGAACTAGCACGCCTCCGAGCGCTGGCACTAGCCGGGTTTGCTGACGGTCGCCCGTTGGATAACCCTGTCTTGCTGCGGCGATTGCTGGAATATCTAAAACCGCTGAATTGCCCCCTGGCGCTCTGGCCCTGTAATTTGGCGCTAGTGGGCAATGGGGTCGCACGGGAAGGTGCCCTTGCCCTTATGGGTGGGTTACCGGGGAACCCAGTCACGGCGGAAACAACAGCCCTTGCCGCTTTGTTAGAGCTGGTACAAGAAATTGGGACGCCGATTCACATTATGCGGGTGTCTACTGCCCGCAGTGTTGACCTCATTACCCAGGCCAAGGCCCAAGGGCTGCCAGTGACTGCCAGTACGACCTGGATGCACCTGCTATTTTCTACCCAAGATGCCCTCAGCTATGATCCCAACCTGCGCTTAGAACCGCCCCTGGGTAATACGGCTGACCAAGTAGCGCTGGCGAATGGAGTCAAAACGGGGGTGATTGATGCCATTGCGATCGACCATAGCCCCTACACCTACGAAGAAAAAACCGTTGCTTTTCGGGATGCACCGCCGGGTGTCATCGGCTTGGAACTGGCGTTTTCAGCCCTCTGGCAGCGCTTTGTGGCCTCGGGTGAATGGCCTGCGCTGGTGCTGTTACAGGCTATGAGTTTAAACCCAGCGCAGTGTTTGAGCCTCGCGTCTGACCGCATTGCGGTGGGTAGCCCGGTTGCGGCGTTTCTGTTTGACCCCACAGCAGTTTGGACAGTAGAGCCCGGCAGTTTGCGATCGCCTGCGCTCAATACGCCTTTCCTCTATCAGTCTTTGCAAGGCAAGGTGGGTCAGGTGTGGATAGGGTAA